From Paenibacillus graminis, a single genomic window includes:
- a CDS encoding MarR family winged helix-turn-helix transcriptional regulator, protein MTLLITIARRSREGDEGLKVSEISRFMGLTPPTVTQLINSLEAKQMVERLPDVNDRRVVRIKLTEQGEIITRRAKEHMNATLNRLVDYLGEDESNQLAELLLKVQRFVEDNPPPNLDRLQMNGDEKHD, encoded by the coding sequence ATGACTTTATTAATAACTATCGCAAGACGTTCACGTGAGGGAGACGAAGGGTTGAAGGTTTCCGAAATCAGCCGTTTCATGGGACTCACTCCTCCAACCGTTACACAGCTTATTAACAGTCTTGAAGCCAAGCAAATGGTGGAAAGACTGCCGGATGTAAACGACCGGAGGGTCGTGCGTATCAAGCTGACGGAGCAGGGGGAAATTATTACCCGTAGGGCAAAAGAGCATATGAATGCAACGCTTAACAGATTGGTGGATTATCTGGGCGAAGACGAGAGCAACCAGCTGGCAGAGCTGCTGCTGAAGGTGCAAAGATTTGTCGAAGATAATCCACCGCCTAATTTGGACCGGTTACAAATGAACGGAGATGAGAAACATGATTAA
- a CDS encoding ABC transporter ATP-binding protein — translation MIKLMKQLKPFKLAIAAVLILVFLQSMGDLYLPTLMSDIVDKGIVQGDRSYIWRIGGFMLLVAAGGAVCSIIASYLSAKVAAGFGKNTRSRMFNHVENFTLHEFDKLGTASLITRTTNDITQVQTVLTMMLRMMIGAPMMMIGGIIMAISEDAKLSLIFVVVIPLLVGAILFIGMKGLPLFKAIQVKLDKLNRVLREHLTGIRVIRSFNRISHENERFTEANKDLTDTAIKVNKIMAGLMPLMMLVMNFSMIAILYFGGIRIGDGDLQVGSLMAFIQYAMQIMFSLIMVSMMFVLIPRASASALRINEVLDMQPEITDPTAGQLQSTATATHKDGRSSMHGFVEFDNVSFSYPGAEQPALTGISFSAKPGEITAIIGGTGSGKSTLLSMIPRFYDVSEGAVRVDGVDVREMTQEELRNKIGYIPQKAVLFTGTINENIRYGKEEATEEEIIHAAKIAQAYDFVSAMKDGFNSEISQGGGNVSGGQKQRLSIARALVRKPEIYLFDDSFSALDFKTDAKLRAALKGETTESTVVIVAQRVSTVMDADRIIVLDEGQIAGMGTHRELMDNSEVYREIVSSQLSEEEIA, via the coding sequence ATGATTAAATTAATGAAACAATTGAAGCCTTTTAAGCTGGCTATCGCAGCTGTACTGATCCTCGTATTCTTGCAGTCCATGGGCGATCTCTATCTTCCTACCCTGATGAGCGACATTGTCGACAAAGGGATTGTCCAGGGGGACCGCAGTTATATTTGGAGAATCGGCGGATTCATGCTGCTGGTTGCCGCCGGAGGAGCCGTATGCTCAATTATAGCCAGTTACCTGTCAGCAAAAGTTGCCGCCGGCTTCGGTAAGAATACCCGGTCACGGATGTTCAATCATGTAGAGAATTTCACCTTGCATGAATTCGATAAGCTGGGAACAGCATCGCTGATTACACGTACCACCAATGATATTACACAAGTACAAACCGTACTTACTATGATGTTGCGTATGATGATCGGTGCGCCGATGATGATGATCGGCGGTATTATTATGGCTATATCGGAGGATGCCAAGCTTTCCCTGATCTTTGTTGTGGTGATTCCGCTGCTGGTTGGCGCGATTCTCTTCATTGGGATGAAAGGTCTCCCGCTGTTCAAAGCGATTCAGGTCAAGCTGGATAAATTGAACCGCGTGCTGCGCGAGCATCTGACAGGTATTCGCGTCATCCGTTCCTTCAACCGGATCAGCCATGAGAATGAACGGTTTACCGAAGCCAACAAAGACCTCACGGATACTGCCATCAAGGTCAACAAGATTATGGCCGGTCTAATGCCGCTGATGATGCTTGTTATGAACTTTTCGATGATTGCCATTCTGTATTTCGGCGGCATCCGGATCGGCGATGGCGATTTGCAGGTCGGCTCGCTGATGGCTTTTATTCAATATGCGATGCAGATTATGTTCTCCCTGATTATGGTGTCCATGATGTTTGTATTGATTCCCCGGGCCTCCGCCTCCGCGCTGCGGATTAATGAGGTGCTGGACATGCAGCCTGAAATTACAGATCCAACCGCCGGACAGCTCCAGTCTACAGCTACAGCGACCCATAAGGACGGCCGCAGCAGCATGCACGGGTTTGTCGAGTTCGATAACGTGTCCTTCTCTTATCCCGGTGCGGAGCAGCCTGCATTGACAGGAATCAGCTTCAGTGCCAAGCCCGGTGAGATCACAGCGATTATCGGCGGTACAGGTTCAGGCAAATCCACTCTGCTCAGCATGATTCCACGATTCTACGATGTCAGCGAAGGTGCAGTGCGTGTAGATGGAGTCGATGTGCGGGAGATGACGCAGGAAGAGCTGCGGAACAAGATTGGCTATATTCCGCAAAAAGCTGTGCTGTTCACAGGTACAATCAATGAGAATATCCGCTACGGCAAAGAAGAGGCCACAGAGGAAGAAATCATCCATGCGGCTAAGATCGCCCAGGCTTACGATTTCGTCTCCGCCATGAAGGACGGCTTCAATTCAGAAATTTCCCAGGGCGGGGGCAACGTCTCCGGCGGCCAGAAGCAGCGTCTTTCGATCGCCCGTGCGCTGGTAAGAAAACCAGAGATATATTTATTTGACGACAGCTTCTCTGCCCTAGACTTCAAGACCGACGCCAAACTGCGGGCCGCACTTAAGGGAGAAACGACAGAATCAACTGTAGTCATTGTAGCCCAGCGGGTTAGCACCGTCATGGATGCCGACCGGATTATTGTGCTTGATGAAGGACAGATTGCCGGGATGGGTACACACCGAGAGTTGATGGACAACAGTGAAGTGTACCGCGAGATCGTATCCTCGCAGCTGTCAGAGGAGGAAATAGCATGA